From Penaeus vannamei isolate JL-2024 chromosome 12, ASM4276789v1, whole genome shotgun sequence, the proteins below share one genomic window:
- the gudu gene encoding outer dynein arm-docking complex subunit 2 isoform X2: MKASQEEQQQQAEGAGDELEDEEEEEEEEEEEDLYQMDQQSTELSADYWQIHKMVKYLKVGNATCTTLALVGLKECGLHQESGQLALKAVGGLEVLLNILRTRNLRCNIGALQVLEAACGHITTRNTVYKLGGIQVLLGLVGHTVVQVRGLAASVLAQVCALPSARSALIRDNGIPPLVKLLRVDTNTLLSNQDTAMAVEGAARALWACSVSRAGRTALLRASGLEMVGGLLGVARPSLLVPVVGVLHQCVAEAVFRERVEAAGYTSALVKLLHSPTPQLQILATKAIARCSVLEATSSRLVREGGLEMLVNMLRREAKTYVDALIEKDLAFAREYGLVIDAPGVPRSRKASMMPDGAGREGASLLEAGPEGVATVPEGGSAGDAAKGAPVDVTVSVAGEGEGGATEGGNSELLEAVAEAMWHVSSLPEHVVVVKELTAVPVLVALLHHNDEKVLTSVVGGLGEAAGDPECCTILLRGGGVTTLIQLLRRTSDKLLLNVTRALGACAADEEALEALLQQDGLRLLWSHLKNPNCRVQASAANAICTCLQQESEDLAEVVRSLVGGIELLVSLLESESEAVLSAVCAAIARIARDPQNLAIMTDYGAVTSLSKLAVRENDSLRPYLAEAIAACCVSRETGLLFGQAGAVAPLVQ; the protein is encoded by the exons ATGAAGGCGTcccaggaggagcagcagcagcaggcagaAGGCGCAGGAGACGagctggaggatgaggaggaagaggaagaggaggaggaagaggaggacctgTACCAGATGGACCAGCAGTCGACGGAGCTATCAGCTGATTACTGGCAGATCCACAAGATGGTGAAG TATCTGAAGGTGGGCAATGCTACGTGCACGACCCTGGCCTTGGTGGGTCTGAAGGAGTGTGGGCTCCACCAGGAGTCCGGCCAGCTCGCTCTCAAGGCCGTCGGGGGGCTGGAGGTCCTACTCAACATCCTCAGGACTCGAAATTTGCGCTGCAac ATTGGGGCCCTGCAAGTCCTGGAAGCGGCCTGTGGACACATCACAACGAGGAACACTGTATATAAACTAGGCGGGATACAGGTGTTGCTGGGTCTGGTTGGGCACACGGTTGTACAGGTGCGGGGTCTGGCAGCGTCTGTGCTGGCCCAGGTGTGCGCTCTGCCCTCTGCGCGGTCTGCTCTGATTAGGGACAACGGCATTCCACCCTTG GTGAAGCTCCTTCGCGTGGACACCAACACCCTCCTCAGTAATCAAGACACCGCCATGGCTGTAGAAGGTGCGGCCAGAGCTCTGTGGGCGTGCAGCGTGTCGCGGGCGGGACGGACTGCGCTGCTACGGGCTAGTGGTTTGGAGATGGTGGGCGGCCTTCTGGGTGTGGCGCGTCCGAGCCTCCTTGTACCTGTCGTGGGCGTCCTCCATCAGTGCGTGGCTGAG GCAGTTTTCCGAGAGCGCGTCGAGGCAGCTGGCTACACCTCCGCTCTGGTCAAGCTGTTGCACTCGCCGACGCCGCAGCTGCAGATCCTCGCTACAAAGGCCATTGCGAGG TGCTCGGTGCTGGAGGCCACGAGCTCGCGTCTGGTCCGAGAGGGCGGCCTCGAGATGCTCGTCAACATGCTCCGACGCGAAGCCAAGACCTACGTCGACGCCCTGATCGAGAAGGACCTCGCCTTCGCCAGGGAGTACGGGCTGGTGATCGACGCCCCTGGAGTCCCTCGGTccaggaag gCTTCCATGATGCCTGACGGGGCGGGCCGCGAGGGGGCGTCTCTTCTGGAAGCGGGACCTGAGGGCGTCGCCACAGTCCCCGAGGGAGGCAGTGCCGGCGACGCAGCCAAGGGCGCCCCAGTCGACGTCACAG TGAGCGTGGCGGGCGAGGGCGAAGGAGGCGCGACAGAGGGCGGGAACAGCGAGCTCCTGGAGGCCGTCGCGGAGGCCATGTGGCACGTGTCGTCCCTGCCCGAGCACGTGGTCGTGGTCAAGGAGCTGACGGCGGTGCCCGTGCTGGTGGCGCTGCTGCATCACAACGACGAGAAG GTGCTGACGAGCGTGGTGGGGGGCCTCGGGGAGGCGGCCGGCGACCCTGAGTGTTGCACGATCCTCCTGAGAGGCGGCGGCGTGACCACGCTCATCCAGCTCCTCCGGAGGACGTCGGACAAGTTGCTGCTGAACGTGACGCGCGCGCTGGGGGCTTGTGCCGCCGACGAGGAGGCCCTCGAAGCGCTCCTGCAGCAGGACGGCCTGCGCCTCCTGTGGTCTCATCTCAAGAACCCCAACTGCCGCGTCCAGGCCTCTGCTGCCAACGCCATCTGCACCTGCCTCCAGCAAGAGTCG GAAGACCTAGCGGAAGTCGTGAGGAGCCTCGTGGGCGGCATCGAGCTCCTGGTGTCCCTgctggagagcgagagcgaggccgTGCTGTCCGCCGTGTGCGCCGCCATCGCCAGGATCGCCAGAGACCCCCAGAACCTCGCCATCATGACGGACTACGGCGCCGTCACGTCCCTCTCCAAGCTCGCCGTCAGG